The following nucleotide sequence is from Desulfatirhabdium butyrativorans DSM 18734.
GGGGGCGGTAAATATCATTTGCCGGAAAGAAATTCAGGAGGCATCGGATCCGAAGGAAGAACGGGAGTGCCGGATCGCCGAATATCAGGAGAAATTTTCGAATCCCTACCGGGCTGCGGAGCTCGGATACATCGACGATGTCATCGATCCGGCGGATACCCGGATGCATCTTGTCCAGTCCCTGCGAATGCTGCGGACCAAACGGGATATCAATCCCCCCAAGAAACACGGCAATATCCCGTTGTAAGGAGGCAGTATGACCTGGGAACAGATCGTCGAACTCATTCAAAACATCCTGATTTCACAAACCGGCATTCCGAATCTGACCGGCGGCAATATCGTCATGATCTGCATCGGTCTCTTGTTCTTGTATCTGGCCATTGCCAAGGAATATGAGCCCCTCCTCTTGTTGCCCATCGGTTTCGGCATTTTTCTCGTCAATTTCCCGATCACCCCGCTGATGGGCTATTCCGAACATGGGACGCCGGAGCTGATCCGCGCTTTTTACAAATACGGCGTCGAGTGGGAAATCATTCCCTGCGTCATTTTCCTCGGCCTTGGGGCCATGACGGATTTCGGACCGCTCATTGCGAACCCCAAAACCCTGATCGTCGGTGCTGGAGCCCAGCTCGGTGTTTTCGTCACATACATCGGCACCCTCTTTTTCGGGTTCACCTTGAAAGAGGCGGCATCCGTCGGCATCATCGGCGGCGCAGACGGACCGACCACGATCTACCTTACGGCCAAACTCGCACCGCATCTGTTGGGCGCCAACGCGCTGGCCGCCTATTCCTACATGGCCATGGTTCCGCTCATCCAGCCGCCCATCATGCGGCTGCTCACCACCGTCTCCCAGCGAAAAATCCGCATGCGGCAATTGCGGCCCGTCTCTACGCGGGAAAAGCTCATCTTCCCACTGATCGGATGCACGCTCATCGTGCTGCTCATTCCGGCCGTAGCCCCCTTGATGGGCATGTTCATGTTCGGGAATCTGATGCGGGAAAGCGGGGTCGTCAAGCGGCTTTCCGATACGGCCCAGAATGCCCTGATGAACATCGTGACGATTTTTCTGGGGCTATCGGTTGGCGCCACCATGCAGGCCGAAGTATTTCTGAACTACAAGCCGCTCATCATTTTCGCTTTCGGAATGGTGGACTTTGCCGTATGTACCGTCGGTGGCATCCTGACTGTTCACATCATGAATCTTTTTCTGAAAGAGAAAATGAATCCGCTGATCGGATCCGCCGGCGTTTCGGCAGTCCCGATGTCCGCCCGGGTCTCCCATAGCGAAGGGCTGAAAGCCGATCCGGACAACTGGCTGCTCATGCATGCCATGGGACCCAACCTGGCGGGCGTCATCGGCAGCGCCGCCGCAGCAGGCATGTTCATCGCCATGTTCCAATAGGAGGCAGCCATGAACCATCGAATGTTCCAAACGTTTCGGATCATTTCCCTTATCGTCATCGGATTCGGCGCTTTCTTATGGACGCCTCGTGTCTGGGCTGCCTTCGGAGACGATATCGAAAAGCCCCAGCCGAAATTCAGCCAGGATGGCAAGGCCATTGTCGCCACATTGCTGCCGAGAGCCAAAAGCACCTCTGTACAACTCCGTTTTGAAAACCAGCAAGGCCTGCCCTTTGAAGTGACAGGTGTCGAATTCGAAGCCATTCGGACACCGGATCTCGACATCAAGGAATTCAAGTCTGCTTTTTTCGAAGTTGACATTCCCGACGTTCCGGTCGGGTCAGCGGTTGTGCTGGACATCCGCTCGGATTTCTTCACCTCTGCCACCCAGTATTGGGTCTATCGACCGGATAGCCCGGTGCCGTGGAAAGACACCGGCATTGCGCCGATCAAGCAGGCTGAAAAGCTCTATGCTTTTACCATTTCCCTTCAGGACGGGGGCCCGTTCGATGCCGATGGGAAAGCTGACGGGAAGATTCGTTTCGTTGGTGGGCCGAAAGACGGTTTCTGGAGTTATGCACTCGGAACGCTGGTCATCCGGTTTTTCGGCGTTTTAATGGTGCTTTCCATTCTGATGGTCGGCATGATGATTGCCGGAAATCTCTTCGTCCTCTTCGAAAAGCGAAGGAGTTCACCAGTTCCACCAAAAGTGAACGGAAAAACGGGGGGCGCCTCTCCGGAAACGGCGGATGAACAGGCGGTTGCGGCAATCGCAACAGCCATTCATCTGAGTCGGGAAGCGGCTCCGGATGAAGCGGAGGCTCTTGCGGCGGCCATCGCCGTTGCGCTCCATCTGCAGCAATCTTCTGGTGTGTCCGTACCTGCAACAATGGATATCCGGAGCGAATGGACACTTTCCGGCAGGCAATTGCTGCAGGAATCCCGGCTGCAGGTATTCTCTCGTCCTTTGGGCACGAAATAGCGCCTGAATGGCAACGTATCGTGTGGTATGGTGCGCCGCCCCCGGCGATGAACACACGACCCGGAAATCTCGAGAAAGCCTTGTGGCGTCATTCCGGCGAAAGCACGCCCGCAGGGGGATCAATCCAGAACGTTGGCCTGCGCTGGACCTCGTAGGGGCGACCGGCCGGTCGCCCCTACAGCCTGCCCTCCGGCTCAGGTCGTAGCCAAAACTGGGTTTCCGTTCAGGCACTGATGTGTTTTCACGAAAAATGTCTTTTGATTTCGACTATCGGCAATGATAAGGGTGAAAAGAGATGCGTAACAATTCATCATTGAAATGACTGCTGACCATGACGAGGAGAACCATGAATTACCAGTTGAAGATCAACGACAAATCCTTCGATGTCACCATTGCCAGTATTTCCGGATCGTCTGCCAGAGTTTTGGTAAACGGCAATTCCTATGATGTCCAGATTGGCCCGGCCCAGAATTCTATGGCAACGGCGCCGGTTCCGGCCGGAGCTTCGACAACCTGCTCTCCTGCCTCGCAAGCGGCTGCTCTCAAGCCTTCAGGTAATTCCGGAGTCGCCGAAGGCGAAGCGATTTTGGCGCCGATGCCCGGCCTGATACTCGATGTCAAGGTAAAGGTCGGTCAGGTGGTGGTTGCCGGGGAAACGGTCGCGGTAATGGAGGCGATGAAAATGGAAAACAGCCTGACAACCCATGTTACCGGGTCTGTCAAGGAAATTCATGTCGAAAAAGGAAAGGAAGTATCGACAGGCGATTTAATCCTGATCATCGGATAGTGTTCAAACAGGAATAAGCGGCAAACGCGATGGTCCTGCCAAACGTTGCAAGCCTGACACAAACGCAAGGAGTAACCCTATGAAACGATGGCAATGTTCCGTATGTGGATACATTCACAACGGCGATGAGCCGCCTGAAAAATGCCCGGTCTGTGGCGCAGACCGAAGCAAATTCGTTCTGCTTGAAGAGGAACCGCCCGAAACGACACAGGCGGATTCCGAACCCCCCAGGGAAGACCGAACCGAATTTGATCCACCTCAAACCCGCGAAGTGGTTCTGGAAGCAAAAAACGCGCTGGAACCCTATTACAAACTCGTCACGGGGTTGATGGTGAAATACCACGCGCATCCGATTTCCGTTCACATTCCAAACGGTGTGCTGCCCGTTTCGTTTCTGTTCCTGATTCTGGCGATGGGCCTCAACAGCGCCGCCCTCGATCGGACGGCATTCTACAACCTGATTGTCGTCGTTCTGGCCATGCCGGTGGTTGCGTTTGCCGGTTACGTCGATTGGAAAGGTGTTTATGGCGGAAACCTGACCCACCTGTTCCTCGGGAAAATGATTTGTGCGGGCACGGTCTTTCTGTTGAGCCTCATGCTGTGCATCTGGCACGGTCTCGATGCAGGGGTTGCTCTCGCCGGATCACCATCCCGCTTCATCTATCTTCTGGTATACGTGATGGATCTGGCTGCCGCAGTGGTAGCCGGGCTTCTGGGCGGGAAGCTCGTTTTCCCGAATCGCAACCGAAAATAAAAGGATTTGAACCATGCGGATCGAAACCCGAACATCGGATGATCTGCTGATCATCACGCCATTGGACAACCGGATCGATGCTTCGATCGCCCCGGATTTCAAGGGGCATATCATGAACTGGATCAACGAGGGCAACATCCGGATCCTGCTCGATCTGTATCATGTGGAATTCATCGACAGCAGCGGGCTGAGCGTTCTGGTATCGACGCTGAAGGCGCTTGGGGGAAAAGGGGATTTCATGCTGTGCTCCATCTGCGACACCGTCATGAATCTGTTCAGATTGACGCGGATGGATCGGATATTCAAAATCTATCCATCGGTCGAGGAAGCCCTCAAGGCGATCAAGGGAAACAACAAACCGGAATGATGTGCCAGCAGCCAGTCGTTACCCCGGCAAAAGCCGCATACGGTTCGATGCCGGAACCACCGGGGTTGAAACGGGAAACGTCATCGTGTCGATCGGAAATCCTGAGCATGGTTCAGTCGGTTTCCCACCGGCCGACCCCGCATGAAATCGAGCATCACCTGATCGAACGTTACGACCGCAACACGATCCGCTCTTGCCTCAGATGTCTGATCGAGGAAGAAGTGCTTGCTTATGCATGCCTTCACGGCAGACAAGTGATCGAGCCATCCATGGATCGAAGCGCACGGATCAGCCCCCACATCAGCCTTGCCCCTGAAAACCGTTCACCATGCAGCGAGGGAATCACCGTTTTTCTGCGCCACGGTTCCGCCTTCGGTACGGGACAGCATCCCACGACCCGATTGGCACTGAGCCGCCTCGATGATCTCTTTTTTTGTCATCCCCATGCGGAACCCCATCGAATCTGGCGTGTTCTGGACATTGGGACTGGATCGGGGGTGCTGGCCGTTGCGGCGCTCAAGCTGGGCGCCCTGTCTGCGACAGGTCTCGATATCGATCCCTGCGCCCTGTACGAGGCAGCCGAAAACGCGGCGATCAATGGTGTGGCCGAACGCATCACGATCGCCAATCAGCCCCTGGAAAGTCTCGGCACCACATATCATCTGATCCTGGCGAATCTGCGCACGCCCAGCCTGTATGCCATTTTGCCGGATCTCAAACGGCTCTGTGCTTTGGAAGGGTATCTCATTCTTTCCGGAATTCATTCCGATGAACTCGACCCGCTCGTCAGCCAGTATACAAGCCACTCGTTTCAGCCCCTGGGCGCACAGCATGAGGACGGCTGGAGCGCCGTTTCATTCAGGTACCTGCCATCAGGATAACGGGCGATGCGGCTGAAAAAGCCGCCCGTCCGCCAGGTTGTTCCCCAGGCACTGCGTCACGTTTGCCAGGATTCCTTTGGCGGATTGAAATACCCGTAACGCAAACCCGGAAATCCCCGTTTGACCGCTTCCAGAAGTTTTTCCATGCCCACAGGTTCCCCCAGCGGCGCCACCGCGTTCATGGCATCCAGATACCCGAGCGGATCGTAATTGAGGTTGCGCCACTGGATCATCTGCACGGGGTGGCGATCGAGAAAAGCCATCAATGCCGCCATCTCCTGGGGGCTGTCCGTAAAACCCGGCAGGTTCAGGTAATTGATGGCCACATGAAGTCCCCGTTTCA
It contains:
- a CDS encoding 50S ribosomal protein L11 methyltransferase, which gives rise to MMCQQPVVTPAKAAYGSMPEPPGLKRETSSCRSEILSMVQSVSHRPTPHEIEHHLIERYDRNTIRSCLRCLIEEEVLAYACLHGRQVIEPSMDRSARISPHISLAPENRSPCSEGITVFLRHGSAFGTGQHPTTRLALSRLDDLFFCHPHAEPHRIWRVLDIGTGSGVLAVAALKLGALSATGLDIDPCALYEAAENAAINGVAERITIANQPLESLGTTYHLILANLRTPSLYAILPDLKRLCALEGYLILSGIHSDELDPLVSQYTSHSFQPLGAQHEDGWSAVSFRYLPSG
- a CDS encoding OadG family protein; this translates as MNHRMFQTFRIISLIVIGFGAFLWTPRVWAAFGDDIEKPQPKFSQDGKAIVATLLPRAKSTSVQLRFENQQGLPFEVTGVEFEAIRTPDLDIKEFKSAFFEVDIPDVPVGSAVVLDIRSDFFTSATQYWVYRPDSPVPWKDTGIAPIKQAEKLYAFTISLQDGGPFDADGKADGKIRFVGGPKDGFWSYALGTLVIRFFGVLMVLSILMVGMMIAGNLFVLFEKRRSSPVPPKVNGKTGGASPETADEQAVAAIATAIHLSREAAPDEAEALAAAIAVALHLQQSSGVSVPATMDIRSEWTLSGRQLLQESRLQVFSRPLGTK
- a CDS encoding STAS domain-containing protein, producing MRIETRTSDDLLIITPLDNRIDASIAPDFKGHIMNWINEGNIRILLDLYHVEFIDSSGLSVLVSTLKALGGKGDFMLCSICDTVMNLFRLTRMDRIFKIYPSVEEALKAIKGNNKPE
- a CDS encoding rubredoxin-like domain-containing protein, with translation MKRWQCSVCGYIHNGDEPPEKCPVCGADRSKFVLLEEEPPETTQADSEPPREDRTEFDPPQTREVVLEAKNALEPYYKLVTGLMVKYHAHPISVHIPNGVLPVSFLFLILAMGLNSAALDRTAFYNLIVVVLAMPVVAFAGYVDWKGVYGGNLTHLFLGKMICAGTVFLLSLMLCIWHGLDAGVALAGSPSRFIYLLVYVMDLAAAVVAGLLGGKLVFPNRNRK
- a CDS encoding biotin/lipoyl-containing protein; protein product: MNYQLKINDKSFDVTIASISGSSARVLVNGNSYDVQIGPAQNSMATAPVPAGASTTCSPASQAAALKPSGNSGVAEGEAILAPMPGLILDVKVKVGQVVVAGETVAVMEAMKMENSLTTHVTGSVKEIHVEKGKEVSTGDLILIIG
- a CDS encoding sodium ion-translocating decarboxylase subunit beta — its product is MTWEQIVELIQNILISQTGIPNLTGGNIVMICIGLLFLYLAIAKEYEPLLLLPIGFGIFLVNFPITPLMGYSEHGTPELIRAFYKYGVEWEIIPCVIFLGLGAMTDFGPLIANPKTLIVGAGAQLGVFVTYIGTLFFGFTLKEAASVGIIGGADGPTTIYLTAKLAPHLLGANALAAYSYMAMVPLIQPPIMRLLTTVSQRKIRMRQLRPVSTREKLIFPLIGCTLIVLLIPAVAPLMGMFMFGNLMRESGVVKRLSDTAQNALMNIVTIFLGLSVGATMQAEVFLNYKPLIIFAFGMVDFAVCTVGGILTVHIMNLFLKEKMNPLIGSAGVSAVPMSARVSHSEGLKADPDNWLLMHAMGPNLAGVIGSAAAAGMFIAMFQ